A portion of the Carya illinoinensis cultivar Pawnee chromosome 11, C.illinoinensisPawnee_v1, whole genome shotgun sequence genome contains these proteins:
- the LOC122282954 gene encoding zinc finger protein CONSTANS-LIKE 4-like, which translates to MKGCELCGKPARMYCESDQASLCWDCDGKVHCANFLVARHSRSLLCHVCHSVTPWKAEGPKLTPTVSVCVGCADNNSRSICDAESEVEPVNDDEDEDDDDDDDDENGDDDGDDSYGEDPDADDEGENQVVPWACASSPPPPPAASSSSDEEDGEESSTAISALKRVRENADVDSDDETGCSSLPEASRAVVAHEDVSDLDSTRALKRRRISEANQTKRAQEESRSTAIISSFRRLQNDRVVDGEDATATIIGICKLSREQ; encoded by the exons ATGAAAGGGTGCGAGCTGTGTGGGAAACCGGCTAGGATGTATTGCGAGTCGGACCAGGCGAGCTTATGCTGGGACTGCGACGGGAAGGTCCACTGCGCCAACTTTCTGGTGGCGAGGCACTCCAGGAGCCTGCTCTGCCATGTCTGCCATTCTGTGACTCCGTGGAAAGCCGAGGGGCCCAAGCTTACCCCTACTGTATCTGTCTGCGTGGGCTGTGCCGATAATAACAGCAGATCAATATGCGATGCAGAGAGTGAAGTGGAACCAGTAAACGATGATgaggatgaagatgatgatgatgatgatgatgatgagaatGGTGACGATGATGGAGACGATAGTTATGGCGAGGATCCGGATGCGGATGACGAAGGGGAGAATCAGGTGGTTCCGTGGGCTTGTGCTTCTTCACCGCCACCGCCTCCGGCGGCTAGTTCTTCTAGTGACGAGGAGGACGGAGAGGAATCATCGACAGCTATTTCGGCTCTGAAGCGAGTGCGAGAGAATGCGGATGTTGATTCAGAT GATGAGACCGGGTGCTCCTCTCTTCCAGAGGCCTCTAGAGCAGTGGTAGCTCACGAGGACGTGAGcgatttggactcaacaagggCACTGAAACGGCGCAGAATCTCCGAAGCGAACCAAACGAAGAGAGCTCAAGAAGAATCGAGATCGACGGCGATCATTAGCTCGTTTAGGAGACTCCAAAACGATAGAGTCGTCGACGGGGAAGACGCGACC